From a single Cyclobacterium marinum DSM 745 genomic region:
- the yiaK gene encoding 3-dehydro-L-gulonate 2-dehydrogenase: protein MNTTNRIPFEILKTTFANILIQRGFEAKKAKICAELFSMASLDGVASHGLNRFPAFLEQVEGGRVIPEAEPVLEFSLPIMERWDGQLGAGMYNASFAMKRAAAMAIKNGMGCVALNNTNHWMRAGNYGWQAAEAGCISICFTNTIPNMPAWGGKEPKLGNNPLVIGLPYKNKAVILDTAMTQYSYGKMAIYKRSGKQLPYAAGFDAEGQLSKNPIEVIAEKLPLPIGLWKGAGLSLMLDLLASGLSDGQSSQEIGRQQEEYGVSQFFLCIHPEVMGISKTNLDGKIEHTIADLKQSKVFDGMDIHFPGEQSFIRREENLRLGVPVDADIWGKVCRMMD, encoded by the coding sequence ATGAACACTACCAATAGAATCCCATTTGAAATTTTAAAAACCACTTTTGCCAATATCTTAATTCAGCGTGGATTTGAGGCCAAGAAGGCCAAAATTTGTGCTGAGCTTTTTTCTATGGCGAGTCTTGATGGGGTGGCTTCTCATGGATTGAACCGTTTCCCTGCATTTTTAGAGCAAGTAGAGGGGGGAAGAGTAATTCCGGAAGCAGAACCGGTGCTAGAATTTTCTTTGCCAATCATGGAGCGATGGGATGGCCAATTGGGAGCAGGAATGTACAATGCTTCTTTTGCTATGAAAAGGGCAGCCGCCATGGCAATTAAAAATGGTATGGGTTGTGTGGCTTTAAATAACACCAATCATTGGATGCGAGCAGGAAATTATGGCTGGCAAGCAGCGGAAGCAGGGTGTATAAGTATTTGCTTTACCAATACCATTCCCAACATGCCTGCTTGGGGTGGGAAGGAACCAAAATTGGGAAACAACCCATTAGTGATAGGGCTGCCTTATAAAAACAAAGCCGTAATTTTAGATACCGCCATGACTCAATACTCCTATGGCAAAATGGCAATTTATAAAAGATCCGGAAAGCAACTGCCTTATGCTGCTGGTTTTGATGCAGAGGGGCAGCTTAGCAAAAATCCCATTGAAGTTATTGCTGAGAAGCTTCCCTTGCCGATAGGTTTATGGAAAGGAGCAGGATTGTCATTGATGTTGGACCTATTGGCTTCAGGTCTTTCTGATGGACAGTCTTCTCAAGAAATTGGTCGGCAGCAAGAGGAATATGGTGTTTCCCAGTTTTTTTTATGCATTCATCCTGAGGTAATGGGAATATCTAAAACCAACTTGGATGGGAAAATTGAACATACCATAGCAGATTTAAAACAATCAAAGGTTTTTGATGGGATGGACATTCATTTCCCGGGAGAGCAGTCCTTTATCAGAAGAGAAGAAAATCTTCGGCTAGGCGTGCCGGTTGATGCAGATATTTGGGGAAAAGTTTGTCGAATGATGGATTAA
- a CDS encoding alpha-L-rhamnosidase, which translates to MKILTFWTLLSLIFCINTKAASDLTPDYLRCEYLENPFIDEKKPRLSWILKSEVRNQYQTAYRILVASKVELLEPGKADLWDSKKTIGDITSQVVYQGKPLKSRQKCYWKVQSWDKKGQAGKWSDWATWEMGLLEEDDWKSQWIGKDFSANTQPIPYKNKELFLPPSPILRKKIALANKVAKARLYVTSLGLYEYKINGKKVGVDFLAPGWTDYNKRLYYNVYDVTQQLGQGEHVLQATLSPGWYSGYIGYALLIGNPVVRAFYENTPALKAQLEVTFTNGETAIFTTNEQWKAATGGLIESDILHGETFDARKVPEGWSQANFNDEHWDDASIINAGKRNLQLYPAQPVQVTDVIEPIEIHKRENGDYIFDMGQNFAGLVKLKVKGKAGDKVVLKFGEMLHPDGRLMDENLRMARATDTYILKGDPEGEEWTPAFTYHGFQYVQVSGFPDKPTKGNITGLVLGSNTPRVGHFETDHPMVNQLYQNIVWTQRANFVDIPTDCPQRDERMGWTGDAQTYAGTAAINMDVSAFFTKWIQDLHDAQWEYGAYPDYAPAPPVRSTDTYAPGWMEAGIINPYEQFKAYGDTRIIETGWENMEKFMAFHYKKSKGAYFYPEGSFADLNPKGGYGDWLSIGKKTPPDMLATMYYGHVASLMAEMADAIGKPERAMHFQNLAKKIKTAFAAHYLNEENLRLKTDATAYGDGAGYVDGQMGFSGNTQTAYANAIFLDFLDDNQKHIAGNHLAQLIHENDGKLATGFLGAKQLLPALSATGHSDLAYQLLLNEEYPSWGFEIKNGATTIWERWDSYVKDNPEKMASLNNGMNSFSHYAFGSVFEWMFHNMAGIKADEVAYKTFTIAPEIPKEEINYVAASHQSIHGNISSSWKKVGEKLFMKVSIPVNTQATLFIPAKSELDITMDKKRLDQHENLQRGHFFEGKQVLKLGSGTYQFESIIK; encoded by the coding sequence ATGAAAATATTGACTTTTTGGACTTTGCTTTCTTTGATCTTTTGCATCAACACAAAGGCTGCGTCAGACTTAACTCCCGACTACTTAAGGTGTGAATACCTAGAGAACCCTTTCATCGACGAAAAGAAACCTCGATTAAGCTGGATTTTAAAGTCAGAGGTTAGAAACCAATACCAAACTGCCTATAGAATATTAGTTGCAAGCAAAGTTGAACTTTTGGAACCCGGAAAAGCAGACTTATGGGATTCAAAAAAAACCATTGGAGACATTACTTCTCAGGTGGTCTATCAAGGCAAGCCCCTCAAGTCTCGTCAGAAATGCTATTGGAAAGTACAAAGCTGGGATAAAAAAGGCCAGGCCGGTAAGTGGAGTGATTGGGCTACCTGGGAAATGGGGCTTCTAGAAGAAGATGACTGGAAAAGTCAATGGATAGGAAAGGATTTTTCAGCGAATACCCAGCCCATCCCTTATAAAAATAAAGAATTGTTTTTACCCCCTTCTCCTATTTTAAGGAAAAAAATCGCATTGGCAAACAAAGTAGCTAAGGCACGGTTATACGTAACTTCACTGGGATTGTATGAATACAAGATCAATGGTAAAAAAGTTGGGGTAGATTTTCTAGCTCCCGGTTGGACCGATTACAACAAACGGCTCTACTATAATGTGTATGATGTGACACAACAGCTTGGTCAAGGAGAGCATGTATTACAAGCAACACTTTCACCTGGTTGGTACAGTGGCTATATTGGATATGCATTATTGATAGGCAACCCTGTAGTCAGGGCGTTTTATGAAAACACACCTGCCTTAAAAGCACAATTGGAAGTTACATTCACCAATGGTGAAACGGCCATTTTTACTACCAATGAGCAATGGAAAGCTGCAACAGGTGGGCTTATAGAATCAGATATTCTTCATGGAGAAACCTTTGATGCCAGAAAAGTTCCTGAAGGTTGGAGCCAAGCAAACTTTAATGATGAACATTGGGATGATGCAAGCATAATAAATGCCGGCAAACGTAATTTACAATTATATCCTGCTCAACCTGTTCAGGTTACAGATGTTATTGAACCTATTGAAATTCATAAGAGAGAAAATGGTGATTATATTTTCGATATGGGGCAAAATTTTGCTGGTTTGGTTAAACTGAAAGTAAAGGGAAAAGCAGGCGACAAAGTAGTATTAAAATTTGGGGAAATGTTGCACCCCGACGGCAGGTTAATGGACGAAAACCTTAGAATGGCCAGGGCAACAGACACCTATATACTCAAGGGGGATCCCGAGGGAGAGGAATGGACCCCTGCATTTACCTACCATGGTTTTCAATATGTACAAGTTAGTGGTTTTCCCGATAAGCCTACCAAAGGGAACATCACAGGCTTAGTGCTTGGCTCCAATACACCTAGAGTAGGCCATTTCGAGACTGACCACCCTATGGTCAATCAATTGTACCAAAATATTGTCTGGACCCAACGTGCCAATTTTGTGGACATCCCCACAGATTGTCCTCAAAGAGATGAAAGAATGGGCTGGACAGGAGATGCCCAAACTTATGCCGGGACGGCAGCCATCAATATGGATGTCTCTGCCTTCTTTACCAAATGGATTCAAGATCTTCACGATGCACAATGGGAATATGGTGCCTATCCCGACTATGCCCCCGCCCCTCCGGTAAGAAGCACAGACACTTATGCTCCGGGATGGATGGAAGCAGGTATTATTAATCCATATGAACAATTCAAGGCATATGGTGATACAAGAATCATTGAAACGGGCTGGGAAAACATGGAGAAATTTATGGCCTTTCATTATAAAAAAAGCAAAGGGGCTTATTTTTATCCGGAAGGTTCTTTCGCAGATCTCAACCCCAAAGGTGGGTATGGAGACTGGCTCTCTATAGGTAAAAAAACACCTCCGGACATGTTGGCAACCATGTATTACGGTCATGTTGCCAGCCTTATGGCTGAAATGGCAGATGCCATTGGAAAACCGGAAAGAGCCATGCATTTCCAAAACTTGGCTAAAAAAATTAAAACAGCCTTCGCAGCACATTATCTCAATGAAGAAAACCTAAGGCTCAAGACAGATGCTACAGCATATGGTGACGGAGCCGGATATGTGGATGGACAAATGGGATTTTCAGGAAATACACAAACAGCCTATGCCAATGCAATTTTTTTGGATTTTCTTGATGACAACCAAAAACATATAGCCGGAAATCACTTGGCACAGTTGATCCATGAAAATGATGGCAAACTAGCCACAGGGTTTCTTGGTGCCAAGCAGCTTTTACCAGCTTTGTCTGCTACAGGACACAGTGACTTGGCCTATCAACTTCTACTGAATGAAGAATATCCTTCATGGGGATTTGAAATAAAAAATGGGGCCACCACAATTTGGGAGCGATGGGATAGTTATGTAAAAGACAACCCGGAAAAAATGGCCAGCCTAAACAATGGCATGAATTCTTTTAGCCATTATGCTTTCGGTTCAGTATTTGAATGGATGTTTCACAATATGGCAGGCATCAAAGCTGACGAAGTGGCTTACAAAACCTTTACTATTGCCCCTGAAATACCGAAAGAGGAAATCAATTATGTTGCTGCCAGCCACCAATCTATTCATGGAAATATCAGTAGTTCTTGGAAAAAAGTAGGAGAAAAACTCTTTATGAAGGTAAGCATTCCTGTTAATACGCAAGCCACCTTATTTATACCGGCCAAAAGTGAACTAGACATAACCATGGACAAAAAAAGGTTGGACCAGCATGAAAACCTCCAGAGAGGACATTTCTTCGAGGGGAAACAAGTGCTGAAGTTAGGCTCAGGTACCTATCAATTTGAAAGCATCATAAAATAA
- a CDS encoding pyruvate kinase has protein sequence MKTTIQELAQELADLEASLIEVTHEFDVYLEQIPKDQRVAAINLIQYLYFRSKDRKSLQEKLHYYGFSALSNSENHLHRQVQTIRERLGHTYAKGELNPCTYKFSRKRLEQNSKLLFGKQAQAKMPSVMVTFATDFAENPELIERLLLNGMQVARINCAHDDQGLWLKMIKQIKAAEKKTGLSCKIYFDLAGPKIRTGLLAKGKDEGKVKVEEGDEIWLAESKKGFSAEDIVISPNEKGIISSLQEGHRVFIDDGEISGVVTKVEKGKAAVKLERVASKKGKIKSEKGINFPDSPLNIPSLTDFDKACLPFITAHADLLGYSFVKTPGDITKLKSELKKLKLKKQPAIILKIETPESVRNLPALLFEAMKTPPFGIMIARGDLAVEIGFGRMGEIQDQISWICEAAHVPVVWATQVLEKLQKSGMPTRSEITDAVQASLAECIMINKGNHTIRVLKTLKEIMLRTAGHRTKKRFIFRPLSIASDFIESKNIYNITPTTEEK, from the coding sequence ATGAAAACTACCATTCAAGAACTTGCTCAAGAGTTGGCCGACTTGGAGGCCTCATTAATTGAGGTTACCCATGAGTTTGATGTATATCTCGAACAAATACCCAAAGATCAGAGAGTTGCTGCCATCAACTTGATCCAGTATTTATATTTCAGGAGTAAGGACAGGAAATCATTACAAGAAAAACTTCATTATTATGGCTTTTCTGCACTTTCCAATTCCGAAAACCATCTGCACAGACAGGTGCAGACCATCAGAGAACGTTTAGGCCATACTTATGCAAAAGGGGAACTTAACCCATGCACGTATAAGTTTAGCCGAAAAAGGCTTGAACAAAACAGTAAATTACTGTTTGGAAAGCAGGCCCAAGCCAAGATGCCGAGTGTAATGGTCACCTTTGCTACAGATTTTGCTGAAAATCCTGAACTTATAGAACGGCTTTTACTCAATGGCATGCAAGTCGCTCGTATCAATTGTGCGCATGATGATCAGGGCCTTTGGTTGAAAATGATAAAACAAATCAAAGCTGCTGAGAAAAAAACCGGACTATCTTGTAAAATATATTTTGACCTTGCCGGGCCAAAGATTAGAACCGGGCTTTTAGCCAAGGGCAAGGATGAAGGAAAAGTAAAAGTTGAAGAAGGAGACGAAATTTGGTTAGCTGAAAGTAAAAAAGGTTTTTCAGCAGAAGATATCGTAATAAGCCCTAATGAAAAAGGTATTATTTCCTCTCTTCAAGAAGGTCACCGTGTGTTCATTGACGATGGCGAAATAAGCGGGGTTGTCACCAAGGTGGAAAAAGGAAAAGCAGCTGTAAAACTGGAAAGAGTAGCTTCCAAAAAGGGTAAAATAAAGTCAGAAAAAGGAATTAATTTTCCGGATTCACCTTTGAACATCCCATCCCTTACAGACTTTGATAAAGCTTGTTTGCCATTTATCACAGCTCATGCAGATCTGCTGGGTTATTCTTTTGTGAAGACGCCTGGAGACATTACCAAATTAAAAAGTGAGCTTAAAAAATTAAAACTCAAAAAACAGCCTGCAATCATTCTAAAAATAGAAACCCCCGAATCCGTGAGGAACTTACCTGCCTTACTATTTGAGGCAATGAAAACACCCCCCTTTGGGATCATGATCGCTAGAGGAGATCTGGCCGTTGAAATAGGCTTTGGGAGAATGGGAGAAATTCAGGATCAAATCTCATGGATTTGTGAAGCGGCCCATGTTCCGGTAGTCTGGGCTACTCAAGTTTTAGAAAAACTTCAAAAATCCGGTATGCCTACACGTTCAGAAATAACAGATGCAGTGCAAGCCTCTCTGGCAGAATGCATCATGATTAACAAAGGCAATCATACCATAAGGGTACTTAAAACTTTGAAAGAAATAATGCTTAGAACTGCCGGGCATAGGACAAAAAAGAGATTCATTTTCCGCCCTTTAAGTATTGCTAGCGATTTTATCGAGTCAAAGAACATTTATAATATCACACCAACTACTGAAGAAAAATGA
- a CDS encoding MBL fold metallo-hydrolase: MFFERVYDKSLAQASYVIACQAAGVAAVIDPKRDVDTYLKIAEENNFTITKILETHIHADFLSGSRELASLTGAEMYLSDMGDKDWQYEFPHKKTLNGDHIELGNLDFGVVSTPGHTPESLSFILTDKAASDAPVMIFTGDFIFVGDVGRPDLLEQAAGIKGSQEIGAGQLFESLQDFLDFQDFIQVWPGHGAGSACGKSLGAVPSTTVGYEKIRNWAFKLLDDKETFTKTLLEDQPEPPKYFAKMKQLNKIERKLLTEVPEIRHLNKNEFKDILHGEMPIIDTRTPEAFADGFLSRSLNIENNNSFPTWMGWYMDYDKPFALIAMPDEIEDLSRKLMRIGLDNVFGYISPSELKEISDLAFNKEAPIGKEAVKEKVVNQNAQIIDVRGASEYKKGHIDGSINLFVGKLNENLEQVSKDRPVIVHCLSGSRSAIAYSLLKANGFENVYNYSGGWQDWQQL; encoded by the coding sequence ATGTTTTTCGAACGTGTTTATGATAAAAGTTTAGCACAGGCCAGTTATGTTATCGCTTGTCAAGCTGCCGGGGTAGCAGCTGTAATAGACCCTAAAAGGGATGTGGACACTTATTTGAAAATTGCAGAAGAAAATAATTTTACGATTACTAAAATTTTGGAAACCCATATCCATGCGGACTTCTTATCCGGATCTCGGGAGTTAGCTTCCCTTACGGGTGCGGAAATGTACCTTTCCGATATGGGGGATAAAGATTGGCAGTATGAATTTCCTCATAAAAAAACCCTCAATGGTGACCATATTGAATTAGGCAACTTGGATTTCGGAGTAGTTTCAACCCCGGGACACACACCGGAGAGCTTAAGTTTTATACTTACTGACAAAGCAGCAAGCGATGCACCGGTCATGATTTTTACCGGAGATTTTATATTTGTAGGAGATGTAGGAAGGCCAGACTTGTTGGAACAGGCTGCCGGGATCAAAGGAAGCCAAGAAATTGGTGCAGGTCAATTGTTCGAATCTTTGCAAGATTTCCTAGATTTTCAGGATTTTATCCAGGTTTGGCCCGGGCATGGCGCTGGTTCGGCCTGTGGGAAATCGCTAGGAGCAGTCCCTTCCACCACTGTAGGATATGAGAAAATTAGAAATTGGGCTTTTAAGTTGTTGGATGATAAAGAAACTTTCACCAAAACTTTATTGGAAGACCAACCTGAGCCACCCAAGTATTTTGCTAAAATGAAACAGCTCAATAAAATTGAGCGAAAACTGCTTACAGAAGTTCCCGAGATAAGGCATTTAAATAAAAATGAATTTAAGGATATTTTACATGGAGAAATGCCCATCATTGATACCCGAACACCAGAGGCATTTGCCGATGGATTTTTAAGTAGGAGTTTGAATATTGAAAACAACAATAGCTTTCCTACTTGGATGGGATGGTATATGGATTACGATAAACCATTTGCATTAATTGCCATGCCGGATGAAATAGAAGATCTTTCCAGAAAATTGATGAGAATTGGATTAGACAACGTTTTTGGATACATCAGCCCTTCTGAGCTTAAGGAAATCAGTGACTTAGCATTTAATAAAGAAGCACCTATAGGTAAAGAAGCTGTAAAAGAAAAAGTTGTCAACCAAAATGCACAAATTATAGATGTAAGAGGTGCCTCGGAATATAAAAAAGGTCATATCGATGGGTCCATAAACTTATTTGTAGGAAAATTAAATGAGAACCTTGAACAGGTTAGTAAAGACCGCCCTGTGATCGTGCATTGTTTATCAGGCAGTCGGTCTGCTATTGCTTATTCATTACTTAAAGCCAATGGATTTGAAAATGTTTACAATTATTCCGGTGGATGGCAAGACTGGCAGCAGCTTTGA
- a CDS encoding FeoA family protein has product MTAAGLKNNLVHEISSISNSDLLVRMMEMGVLPGKKISLLKKAPFNGPMAFIIDGNILALRVEEADLIHLKAE; this is encoded by the coding sequence ATGACTGCAGCAGGACTTAAAAATAATTTAGTGCACGAAATTTCCAGTATAAGCAATTCTGACCTGCTGGTAAGGATGATGGAAATGGGAGTTTTGCCCGGTAAAAAGATCAGCTTATTAAAGAAAGCACCTTTTAACGGCCCAATGGCCTTTATTATTGATGGTAATATCCTTGCTTTAAGGGTAGAAGAAGCTGATCTGATACATTTAAAAGCGGAATAA
- the feoB gene encoding ferrous iron transport protein B: MEIAERLGMKRIAIIGNPNVGKSSIFNQLTGLNQKIGNYPGMTVDKMVGHFQKGDQRFELIDLPGTYSLLPKSEDEVIAHKVLNGQGEDKPDAALVILDACNLERSLLLGTQVMDLGIPIAFVINMKDLAEKRGLSIKTFSLYQAFGVPLVMTDARNNEGLEEVKSLFTEDKFVVGKTFHKPDSHELLEQVQEKFGFNQPYQAFQQLIFSSFDPTLAKDKRVWLEEKAKAYQFNVEEQQTKETTERYKKISVLLEKSVLAGVNKPKEFHGKLDAIFLHPVWGYLTFLGIMLLIFQAIFAWAEAPMDLIDGTFAFLSSWVMESLPPGVFTDLLAEGIITGIGGVVIFIPQIALLFGFLAFLEDTGYFSRVVFLMDRIMRPFGLHGKSVVPLISGMACAIPGIMASRNISNSKERLITILVTPWMSCSARLPVYIILIGLTVPDEAWMGINLQAIALLVMYLFGTVFTLLGALALRFIIKTKEKSFLMADLPIYRMPRLQTVLLTMFNKSKIFVLEAGKVILAISIVLWVLASYGPSGKMEAVEAEKLAMLEKATESEKDEIRNIYASKELESSYIGILGKSIEPAIRPLGYDWKIGIALLTSFAAREVFVATVATIYSVGEDVEDELTIREKLAKQVHADTGEKVFNRATGFSLMVFYALAMQCMSTVAVVYRETKSWKWPILQTIFMTIIAYLGALATYQIFS; this comes from the coding sequence ATGGAAATAGCAGAACGATTGGGGATGAAAAGAATTGCCATAATTGGTAATCCTAATGTAGGGAAGTCCAGTATTTTTAACCAACTCACAGGCTTAAATCAAAAGATTGGTAATTATCCGGGAATGACCGTTGACAAAATGGTTGGTCATTTTCAGAAGGGTGATCAAAGATTTGAATTGATAGATTTACCGGGTACTTATAGCCTATTGCCCAAATCTGAGGATGAAGTCATCGCCCATAAAGTGCTAAATGGCCAAGGAGAAGATAAGCCTGATGCTGCCCTAGTAATTTTGGATGCGTGTAATCTGGAAAGAAGCCTTCTGCTTGGAACGCAAGTAATGGATCTGGGTATTCCCATAGCCTTTGTAATCAATATGAAGGATTTGGCTGAAAAAAGGGGCTTGTCCATTAAGACTTTTTCCTTATACCAAGCCTTTGGTGTTCCTTTAGTAATGACTGATGCCAGAAACAACGAAGGGCTAGAAGAAGTTAAATCATTATTTACGGAAGATAAGTTTGTAGTAGGGAAAACTTTTCATAAACCGGATTCCCATGAATTATTGGAACAGGTTCAGGAAAAATTTGGGTTTAATCAACCTTATCAAGCTTTTCAACAATTAATATTTTCATCCTTTGATCCTACCTTGGCAAAGGATAAAAGGGTTTGGTTAGAAGAAAAAGCCAAGGCTTATCAATTTAATGTTGAAGAACAGCAGACCAAGGAAACAACGGAAAGGTATAAAAAAATTTCTGTCTTGCTGGAAAAATCGGTGTTAGCCGGGGTCAATAAACCTAAAGAATTTCATGGCAAATTAGATGCTATTTTCTTACACCCGGTTTGGGGCTATTTAACCTTTTTAGGCATAATGTTGCTTATATTTCAGGCTATTTTTGCTTGGGCTGAAGCTCCTATGGACCTCATCGATGGGACTTTTGCCTTTTTAAGTAGCTGGGTTATGGAATCCTTACCTCCCGGTGTTTTTACCGATTTATTGGCAGAGGGAATTATTACCGGCATTGGCGGAGTAGTTATTTTTATTCCTCAGATTGCTTTGTTATTTGGTTTCTTGGCTTTTTTAGAAGATACAGGCTATTTTTCTAGAGTTGTTTTTCTTATGGACCGAATCATGCGTCCCTTTGGGTTGCATGGTAAAAGTGTAGTGCCTTTGATTTCCGGAATGGCTTGTGCCATCCCGGGTATTATGGCTAGTAGAAATATTAGTAATAGTAAAGAACGGTTGATTACCATCTTGGTGACACCTTGGATGAGTTGTTCAGCAAGGTTACCGGTATATATAATCTTGATTGGGTTGACCGTCCCTGATGAAGCATGGATGGGGATAAATTTACAAGCCATCGCTCTGTTGGTCATGTATCTTTTTGGAACTGTTTTCACGCTTTTAGGGGCTCTAGCGCTTAGATTTATCATCAAGACTAAAGAAAAGAGTTTTTTGATGGCGGATCTTCCTATCTATAGGATGCCTAGATTGCAAACTGTATTGTTGACCATGTTCAACAAATCCAAAATATTTGTGCTTGAAGCAGGGAAGGTGATATTGGCCATTTCAATAGTTTTATGGGTATTGGCCAGTTATGGTCCATCTGGTAAAATGGAGGCTGTTGAAGCTGAGAAATTGGCAATGTTGGAGAAGGCTACAGAAAGTGAAAAAGATGAAATTAGAAATATATATGCATCCAAGGAGTTAGAATCGTCCTATATAGGGATCTTGGGTAAATCAATAGAACCGGCCATTCGCCCTTTGGGCTATGATTGGAAAATTGGAATTGCACTATTGACCTCATTTGCTGCAAGAGAAGTATTTGTGGCGACTGTTGCGACCATTTATAGTGTTGGTGAAGATGTGGAAGACGAATTGACCATTCGAGAGAAGTTAGCAAAACAGGTACATGCCGATACCGGTGAAAAAGTCTTTAATCGGGCGACCGGGTTTTCTCTGATGGTTTTTTATGCCTTGGCCATGCAATGTATGAGCACAGTGGCTGTGGTATACAGAGAGACCAAAAGTTGGAAATGGCCTATTTTACAAACCATTTTCATGACGATAATAGCTTATCTTGGAGCTTTGGCAACTTATCAAATTTTCTCTTAG
- a CDS encoding efflux transporter outer membrane subunit: MPINLKIKPSTYVSLSLIMLVMMTIWGCKSGENYVQPDLNLPATFKSLSSNQSDSTKNDTSNIGKLAWREFFEDSTLLDLIDKGLKNNLYLQQVQKETEIANEGYKQSKANFLPQLTAILEKRDDRYSENSSTRENVKYYENKEIPNQWYLARANNLAAVQSSWEIDLWGKLRRLKEANQAQLRQREAFTKAVQTDLVAEIATSYYRLLMLQEQKQVAEYNLRLNDSTLSIVNLQYRAGEVSSLAITQTESQKLISASLVPQIERELEVQKNRLNELLGEYPKDSLEVLRGLGDTRLLSEIAVGVPFELIQNRPDVKAAELALIEANAQVGVSQAMRYPSLSLSAQLGYDAINFSDVMNPGSLFGVFVGSLTQPIFQNRKLKTRYRISLSERDIAELSFREKVLQAVAEISNGMVTIQKLNEEYALAEKRLINARKAVKESYLLFSSGYATYLEVINAQSNALDSELYMVDVKMQMLIANIELYRNLGGGWK; this comes from the coding sequence ATGCCAATTAATCTTAAAATAAAACCCAGTACTTACGTCTCACTTTCCCTAATTATGTTGGTGATGATGACAATCTGGGGTTGTAAATCAGGAGAAAATTATGTGCAGCCGGACTTGAATCTTCCGGCCACATTTAAATCTCTATCAAGCAATCAATCGGATAGCACAAAAAATGACACTTCCAATATTGGAAAACTAGCATGGAGGGAGTTTTTTGAAGATAGTACGTTGTTGGATTTGATTGATAAAGGATTAAAAAATAACCTATACCTACAACAAGTTCAAAAAGAAACAGAAATTGCCAATGAAGGTTATAAGCAATCTAAGGCAAATTTTTTACCTCAACTTACTGCTATTTTAGAAAAGAGAGATGACAGGTATTCCGAGAACTCCTCCACCAGAGAAAATGTCAAGTACTATGAAAACAAGGAGATTCCCAACCAATGGTACTTAGCCAGAGCCAATAATCTAGCAGCTGTTCAATCCAGCTGGGAAATTGATTTGTGGGGTAAACTCAGGCGACTAAAGGAAGCCAACCAGGCACAGTTGAGACAAAGGGAGGCTTTTACAAAAGCTGTACAAACAGATCTAGTAGCTGAAATCGCAACTTCTTACTATCGGCTGCTCATGCTTCAAGAGCAGAAACAAGTTGCTGAATACAACTTAAGATTGAATGATTCCACTCTTAGCATTGTAAACCTTCAATACAGAGCAGGTGAAGTTTCATCATTGGCCATTACTCAAACAGAGTCCCAAAAACTTATCTCTGCCTCCTTGGTACCCCAAATTGAGCGAGAACTTGAGGTTCAGAAAAACAGGTTAAACGAGTTATTGGGTGAATACCCCAAAGATTCATTGGAAGTTCTCAGGGGGTTAGGAGACACCAGACTGCTAAGTGAAATTGCTGTGGGGGTTCCTTTTGAGCTAATTCAAAATCGACCGGATGTTAAAGCCGCTGAATTGGCTTTAATAGAGGCGAATGCTCAGGTGGGCGTTTCACAAGCCATGCGATATCCTTCATTGTCCTTAAGTGCTCAGTTAGGTTATGATGCGATTAACTTTTCAGATGTAATGAATCCCGGATCTCTTTTTGGGGTTTTTGTAGGTTCACTTACACAACCCATCTTCCAAAATAGGAAGTTAAAAACCAGGTATAGAATTTCACTATCAGAAAGGGATATTGCCGAGCTTTCTTTCCGAGAAAAAGTTTTACAAGCTGTGGCAGAAATTTCTAATGGGATGGTGACCATCCAAAAGCTTAATGAAGAATATGCTCTGGCAGAAAAACGGTTGATTAACGCCAGAAAGGCAGTAAAAGAATCCTATTTACTATTTAGTAGTGGTTATGCCACTTATTTGGAAGTTATTAATGCCCAGAGTAATGCTTTGGATAGTGAATTATATATGGTAGATGTAAAAATGCAAATGCTTATTGCCAATATAGAATTGTACAGAAACTTAGGAGGGGGATGGAAATAA